One Tenrec ecaudatus isolate mTenEca1 chromosome 12, mTenEca1.hap1, whole genome shotgun sequence DNA segment encodes these proteins:
- the LOC142422806 gene encoding olfactory receptor 1f45-like, producing MSRANQSTVFEFLLLGLSRQPQQQQIIFVLFLSMYLATVLGNLLIILAISTDSRLHSPMYFFLSNLSFVDLCFSSTIIPNMLTNHILRRQAISVPGCLTQMYFFMAFIAIDNFLLAVMAYDRFVAICHPLHYTTKMTHQLCALMVTGSWVIANVNALLHTLLMARLSFCADNKIPHFFCDMTPLLKLSCSDTHINDLMILTAGGLVITVPLVCILISYICITTAVLRIPSTKGKWKAFSTCGSHLAVVSLFYGTIFAVYFTPSSTHSAEKDIAAAVMYTVVTPMLNPFIYSLRNKDMKGAITKLIYIFFISFQQRMGSKCHKGTS from the coding sequence ATGAGTCGGGCAAACCAGTCCACTGTCTTCGAGTTCCTCCTCCTGGGACTCTCCAGGCAGCCTCAGCAGCAGCAGATCATCTTCGTGCTCTTCCTGAGCATGTACCTGGCCACAGTTCTAGGCAACCTactcatcatcctggccatcagCACAGACTCCCGCCTGCACagccccatgtacttcttcctcagcaACCTGTCTTTTGTAGACCTCTGTTTCTCCTCCACCATCATCCCCAATATGCTGACTAATCACATACTCAGACGTCAGGCCATCTCCGTCCCTGGGTGTCTCACACAGATGTATTTTTTCATGGCGTTTATTGCCATAGACAATTTTCTCCTGGCTGTGATGGCCTATGATCGCTTTGTTGCTATATGCCACCCTTTACACTACACAACAAAGATGACCCATCAGCTCTGTGCCCTGATGGTCACTGGGTCTTGGGTCATTGCCAATGTgaatgctctgttgcacaccctgctGATGGCTCGACTCTCATTCTGTGCAGACAACAAGATCCCCCACTTCTTCTGTGATATGACTCCTCTTTTGAAACtctcctgctctgacacacacatcAATGACCTGATGATTCTTACCGCAGGGGGTCTGGTAATAACGGTTCCATTGGTTTGCATCCTGATTTCCTACATTTGCATCACTACTGCTGTCCTGAGAATCCCATCCACAAAGGGAAAGTGgaaagccttctccacctgtggcTCCCACCTGGCTGTGGTGTCCCTCTTCTATGGCACCATCTTTGCTGTTTATTTCACCCCGTCATCCACCCACTCGGCTGAGAAGGACATTGCAGCTGCTGTGATGTACACGGTGGTGACCCCCATGCTGAACCCTTTCATCTACAGCCTCAGGAACAAGGACATGAAAGGGGCAATAACAAAActaatttatatttttttcatttcttttcaacAGCGAATGGGTTCTAAATGTCATAAAGGTACGTCATAG